The genomic stretch tgttccagctatatcactgtcctacagggggtgctgtagaatgagttcgcactgtgcacagtatttgtaatccaacgggtggtgccgtggagcagctacttgccatgtatagcaccagtttctaatagagggcgctgtggagtaagtcatatcacagtatagcaatgcttcaaatagagggcgctgtggagtaagtcatttcacagtatagcaatgcttcaatagagggcgctgtggagtaagtcatatcacagtatagcaatgcttcaaatagagggcgctgtggagtaagtcatatcacagtatagtgggtcacagagcaaatgacccaatcctggcacacacattgtgctgcagctcaaacagtctagggataagtgtcacttcgtgttttccttgcaattgcagtggtaaggggaagcagagggtttcacacaaccctatcccttaaggctctctctggtacaatggcaggcagctccaaataaatcccacatgtccctctccttgtacatagagtcctgctgtgatctgtcccaagggactgtgatgttgcaagctgtcagggtgatcactgttggtctgggtgcccatatgtgggggctgtctggggtgaagtagagtacctgcattatctgctgctgttgccagctcctgccggtcacttctcactgctgcttttcaggatgacagccgtctctcgctgcccagtctctcccagcgcagcgcgcctccagacctccgcgtacagctcttcacacccacacatgacacactgcctcctgttccactgccatgctgctctctccctctgctcactgcagctctccttcctgcttctctccccacacaacacggccaatcagagcgctcccagcttcccgctctgcagggatcctgatggaaagcccagggtcctagtgctatatatattcctctcctggttgccatagttgcttagcaaccagtgtaaaaaggattttaatcctcacagtgcatctgcaactggttTAACTAGCAGAAGGGGTACCCCAAACGCGGGTATCACATGTTGGCCCGCTGAAattatgcgtgtccccacgcatactGTAATGGATTAAAGTCCTACACCACAGTCTTTGAACTCCCAATACATGCAAATAATTAGATGCCAACAAGTTAAACCTGAACAGTTATACCTTTCTACTTTTACTCTTGTTAAATAGCTAGGGTATGGCCATCCCAGGGACCCCATCCCTCTGCCACAGGACTCCGATCCCTCTGCGGTACGGGTTCTTCAATGGTGTACATGGGTGGTACTCTATATCACGGCGTGCGATCTGCAACGAGCATGTGGTGCACCTTTATCGCATCTCATTGATCTTCGTATAGCCTGCTGTATCCTGAAGGCGAATTCTTCTCCCGTTATGGTCCTGTACTCACTATCCATTACAGGCTTCTCTTCCGTGGAATGGGTCCCAGCCTTCTCAGCTGCCTGTGGGGTCTCTGCCTGGGGCTTGGGTTCAGACGGTGGCATTGCTGGCTCCGGACTTCTGGATTCCACGGGTTCCACTATCTTTGTCATGGCCATGTGGACCACTGCTTCAGTGTCCCTTTTCTGGTCAGTCGCACCGGCATCTGTTTGCTCGAAATTTGCTGCACGGTAATCTGCGTCTTGCCTTTTTGGGATGTACTCTCGTTTTGGTTGAGGAGAAATCTGAGGCTTTATCACATTTTGAAGGCACTGCTGCACTGTCTCACTCTGACCTTTCACAACCGGTCTCTCGCTTGTGTCCAGCATTTTCCTTTGCTTTGGGACTTCAGGTTCGGGTGGTCGGGGTATCCGTTCAGGTCGAGGAGGATTGGTGTTAGGTCTACCGGTCTCACTATTACAGTCTCTTGGTTCCTCTCTGCTTCCGCTGTCCCAGTAGTCTTGCTGGTAGTAGAGTGGAGGCTTTATATACCGCGGACAGCGCCAATACCGGTTACGCTCTCTGGCATGTCTGTTGCCTTGCACTGGAACGCCATTAGGACCTGTGACGTTGATGGCCTTAACGCCCCTTTTTCCATTGGTCAATTCAAATTCGACCCATTCCCCGCTACCTAGGCTTCGAAAGTAATTGTTCTGATGGGTCTTCTGAATGCCCGTATAGTGAACATATATGGTTCTCTTAGTGTCTGTTCTCCTTATGAAGCCGTAACCACGCGTTGCACTAAACCACAATACTTGGCCTGTCATCTTTCTTGTTCTGGTTCTTCGATCATCCCCACCAGATGGTACACCCATCACTCCGACTTGACCCTGCCACACCAGTCTTGGTCCTGCTTTTCTGGGTCATTCCTCCCATGGTAGATCTATTCTCTCCACTCTTTCGGAGGTCTGTTGACATACAGTGCCTTTCGGAGCATGGAATTGATCGGTCAATCGTCGGCCCGATTCTTTTACTACGTCCCAGCGAGGACGACTCTGCCAATCTTGCTCTTGACGCCATTCTCTGTGTCTATTCCTATCTTGGTCCCTGTCGAGCTCTTCTAATCTCCGGCTCATTTGGGAGAGATTCAATATCATCTCCGTCAGCCTCTGATTGAGCGTTTCCATAGGATCTGGTCCCGGTGGGGCTTGTGCTTGCTGGAGAACCGCTCCCACTTGGGCTAGTCCGTCTGACTTCACGGGCAGTGCGGTTTCTCTGTAGCTGTCATCGTCACTCCACTCTGAAGACGCATCTTTCACGACATTGTTGCTCTGATTTTTGCCAAGGATCTGCAGCACCGTCTCTTTGAATTCAGAGAAGGAGTTCCCTGGTTGCTGTCGTCTCTCCATGCGCATTTGAGAGCGAATtgtctctcctcttgccccttctACAAACAGGTCTATTAACGTTCTATCTATCCCTTCGACTTCTCGTTCATCCAGGGCCCGTATAgcctttgcagcttcttgtagggccagcgcgaagtctcgcagtgattcgtcaggtctttgttttctcgcataaaggcggctctttaattccgctatggtctcGCAGTCGAATATGGTCATCAGCTTCTTAAAGATCCCTTTGACGGTCTTCTTTTCACTGTCTTCCCATGCtttcacttcccgtagtgccgaatccgtcaattgacccataacgatctctattttctgttcttcggttagtgagtacaggcggaacatggagtacatcttgtctTTGAATTCTTTGAACGTACTCGAACCCGGCACCTGTTTCCTTgcaaacgttggtaaccatggtgctccaaaatagtatggcatagtcaacggtgatgccgccatggtggtcgtgtttccttgtccgagtgccggtggtagcatgggagtagcgggaacctgtggatccgtcatcttgttcgtatcctgttcgcggacgccaagtgtgataggtggctaagcgtacctgcagtctcacgcctgtccagttgcggcctctctggtcgttcggttcttgcttgtcgcgacgtcgggcggaatctgcgtgggaaggctgcgtaggacctgggcagaggggacggggataccccagtatagtcaacacccccctttaaaggtgaaaggaccactacggtgggatacagtaacaaagatttattatagacagggttagtcactggtccatgtgactaaattcacctcttagtagagttcagtgcaattcaataagccacgatacttttagtcacatactaaaaatataacataacattaacacaagagcatttcagaatttcaacactcagacgtcttatacagctgtttcatgagtatgcatgcgttatactgacgggtcactagatggcgctagattggatatgttcagtttatgctgctgacaaaatgttccagctatatcactgtcctacagggggtgctgtagaatgagttcgcactgtgcacagtatttgtaatccaacgggtggtgccgtggagcagctacttgccatgtatagcaccagtttctaatagagggcgctgtggagtaagtcatatcacagtatagcaatgcttcaaatagagggcgctgtggagtaagtcatttcacagtatagcaatgcttcaaatagagggcgctgtggagtaagtcatatcacagtatagcaatgcttcaaatagagggcgctgtggagtaagtcatatcacATTATagtgggtcacagagcaaatgacccaatcctggcacacacattgtgctgcagctcaaacagtctagggataagtgtcacttcgtgttttccttgcaattgcagtggtaaggggaagcagagggtttcacacaaccctatcccttaaggtagatgctagaatcaagtgggctaagggaccttttccgtaagggggaggagttacgatgcaagggggaggagctaggccagcgggatagttcctctactatccacgccaccaactattacctttagagttcaggtggcgagcgaagcgagccaccgtgcccgaagcgtggcgagcgaagcgagcccgcgagggtacttttcgggtaccctgttcgcccgtagctcctccccctggtgacgtagctcctcccctaggtacgtcacaaggtcccttcagccactccgatatagaaccaacctatcccttaaggctctctctggtacaatggcaggcagctccaaataaatcccacatgtccctctccttgtacatagagtcctgctgtgatctgtcccaagggactgtgatgttgcaagctgtcagggtgatcactgttggtctgggtgcccatatgtgggggctgtctggggtgaagtagagtacctgcattatctgctgctgttgccagctcctgccggtcacttctcactgctgcttttcaggatgacagccgtctctcgctgcccagtctctcccagcgcagcgcgcctccagacctccgcgtacagctcttcacacccacacatgacacactgcctcctgttccactgccatgctgctctctccctctgctcactgcagctctccttcctgcttctctccccacacaacacggccaatcagagcgctcccagcttcccgctctgcagggatcctgatggaaagcccagggtcctagtgctatatatattcctctcctggttgccatagttgcttagcaaccagtgtaaaaagattttaatcctcacagtgcatctgcaactggtttaactagcagaaggggtaccccaaacgcgggtatcacagaggcagatgagctgtaagaaccaactgcgactttggaatatatagaatccagccgtgttgccgttacacttccagagaaagtgatacgctgttcagcaactgctctcttgatctcgcttttatgaggagatcgtccaagtaagtgataatagtgacaccttgcttccgcaggagcaccatcatttccgccattaccttggtgaatattctcaaggccgtggagagaccaaacggcaacatctgaaattggtaatgacaatcccgtaccgcaattctgaggtacgcctgatgaggtggataaatggggacatgaaggtatgcatcctttatgtcccgaggcaccataaaatctccccctttcaggcttgcaataaccgctcttagcgattccatcttgaacttgaaccctttcaggttcagggattttaaattcaatataggtccgaccgaactgtctggtttcgggactacaacatggtcgaataataaccccctccttgttgaaggaggggaaccttgaccagcaccttgttgaagatacaatttgtgaattgcagttaacactgtttccctctcgtggggagaAGCCGgccgggccgtcggtgagggggcatcttctcaaagtccagcttgtatccctgagacacaatatctattgcccagggatctaacagggagtgaacccacttgtggctgaacttacgaaggcgtgcccccaccgggcctagctccgcctgtggagccccagcgacatgcggtggatttttgtagaggccggggaggacttctgttcctgggaactagctgtgttgtgcagcttcttttctctgcccccacctctggcaagaaaggac from Pseudophryne corroboree isolate aPseCor3 chromosome 5, aPseCor3.hap2, whole genome shotgun sequence encodes the following:
- the LOC134929581 gene encoding Y-box-binding protein 1-like; the encoded protein is MGVPSGGDDRRTRTRKMTGQVLWFSATRGYGFIRRTDTKRTIYVHYTGIQKTHQNNYFRSLGSGEWVEFELTNGKRGVKAINVTGPNGVPVQGNRHARERNRYWRCPRYIKPPLYYQQDYWDSGSREEPRDCNSETGRPNTNPPRPERIPRPPEPEVPKQRKMLDTSERPVVKGQSETVQQCLQNVIKPQISPQPKREYIPKRQDADYRAANFEQTDAGATDQKRDTEAVVHMAMTKIVEPVESRSPEPAMPPSEPKPQAETPQAAEKAGTHSTEEKPVMDSEYRTITGEEFAFRIQQAIRRSMRCDKGAPHARCRSHAVI